A single Amphiura filiformis chromosome 19, Afil_fr2py, whole genome shotgun sequence DNA region contains:
- the LOC140141596 gene encoding TLC domain-containing protein 4-B-like, translated as MAINWVAFSAFWGRSFISQLPLAITLGYIVADSIVMLHKFKFKDARPFLAHHFCTAVPYWFNITFGPLTYFAVFRLLAEFSTPFVNQRYFLDVLGKKSTLGYVINGVLLTIVFFVTRIAVIPPYYREVYYVLANRSTLQLNWLYLLVWVGGSVVLDVLNVWWFRKILRGAIKTIQLHKPVKEENGDTVRNRVKGE; from the exons ATGGCGATAAattgggtagcattttcggccttttg GGGTAGATCTTTCATTTCTCAGCTCCCACTTGCTATCACTCTGGGATACATAGTTGCAG ATTCCATTGTGATGTTACATAAATTTAAATTCAAGGACGCACGGCCGTTCCTAGCTCATCATTTCTGCACAGCTGTACCATACTGGTTCAATATT ACCTTTGGTCCATTGACATATTTTGCTGTATTCAGGTTACTTGCTGAATTTTCTACACCATTTGTAAATCAAAG GTATTTCTTAGACGTACTAGGCAAGAAATCAACATTAGGCTATGTTATAAATGGCGTCCTACTAACCATCGTTTTCTTCGTGACGCGAATAGCTGTCATACCTCCATACTACCGCGAAGTATACTATGTACTGGCCAACAGATCCACGCTTCAGTTAAACTGGTTGTATCTTCTTGTGTGGGTCGGGGGCAGCGTCGTGTTAGATGTACTCAACGTATGGTGGTTCAGGAAAATTCTCAGAGGGGCTATAAAGACGATACAATTGCACAAACCGGTCAAAGAGGAAAATGGCGATACAGTGAGAAATCGGGTGAAAGGAGAATGA
- the LOC140140290 gene encoding uncharacterized protein produces MEVKQLQKQLADAERDRHTEIVKLRLEYDAKLMKLQKENHTKAQMQQQSMSSTATSSAMLRQKMLNQKAASTQEVNILKRTIADLQRELRATQHHENTGNKKRRY; encoded by the exons ATGGAAGTAAAGCAATTGCAGAAACAGTTAGCTGATGCAGAAAGAGACAGACATACAGAAATTGTTAAACTCAGATTGGAG TATGATGCAAAGTTGATGAAGTTGCAGAAAGAAAATCACACTAAAGCCCAGATGCAGCAACAAAGCATGTCTTCTACTGCTACTAGCAGCGCAATGCTAAGACAG AAAATGTTAAATCAAAAGGCTGCCTCTACACAAGAAGTCAACATCCTCAAGCGGACCATTGCTGATCTTCAAAGGGAATTACGTGCCACACAGCATCATGAAAATACCGGGAACAAGAAAAGAAGATATTGA